The Blastomonas fulva genome contains a region encoding:
- a CDS encoding GreA/GreB family elongation factor, with amino-acid sequence MDRPNHITPAGYAALKARYDHLLGVERPAIVEIVSWAAGNGDRSENGDYLYGRKRMREIDRELNRLARKMKAAKVIDPKEQQDTGRVWFGAEVEIADENDARRTLTLVGDDEQDAGAGRIGWNSPLARALRGAAVGDLRTVTLPGGTKEWEVMAIAYPG; translated from the coding sequence ATGGACCGCCCCAACCACATCACCCCTGCAGGCTATGCCGCGCTCAAGGCGCGCTATGACCATCTGCTCGGTGTCGAACGCCCGGCGATCGTCGAGATCGTCAGCTGGGCTGCGGGCAATGGCGATCGCAGCGAGAACGGCGATTATCTGTATGGCCGCAAGCGGATGCGCGAGATCGATCGCGAACTGAACCGGCTCGCGCGCAAGATGAAGGCCGCCAAGGTCATCGACCCCAAGGAGCAGCAGGACACCGGCCGCGTGTGGTTCGGCGCCGAGGTCGAGATCGCCGATGAGAACGATGCCCGCCGCACGCTCACCCTGGTGGGCGATGACGAGCAGGACGCGGGTGCTGGCCGGATCGGCTGGAATTCGCCGCTGGCGCGCGCGCTGCGCGGCGCTGCGGTGGGTGACCTGCGTACGGTGACTCTGCCGGGTGGCACCAAGGAGTGGGAAGTGATGGCCATCGCCTATCCCGGCTGA